DNA sequence from the Juglans microcarpa x Juglans regia isolate MS1-56 chromosome 5S, Jm3101_v1.0, whole genome shotgun sequence genome:
tatatatatatatatatatatatatatatcccggACCTGATACGCAAATATCACATAACAGAAAGAACATCTCTACTTCTTAAACAACCATCCATGTGAAATATAATCATTTCTATTTGTaatcaatttgttttttgttgggCATAGGTTATGGGTTACCAGTGCAGGTGCTCCCTTAAATAAGGATCACTAGGGCCGGGAACATCTGGGTCTGTCATGACCTGCAATAAAAAAGAACACATGCAAGGTGCAAATAAAATCTAGAGGATATCGATGATAGATATATAGAGCAACAATAATAGAAGAGAtcaaatgaaaaggaaagaggGGATTCCAAGTTTAATATACCAGTGTGAAAAAAGATCTCATGTCGCCTCCTTGAATCTCAACCCTAGGTTTGGTGGTTACTGTTGAAGGATAGAGCTCATGCCCGTTACAGACTTGCTTGGTGTTGTAAGTGATAGTCATTTTTATGCTTGGCGTGAATGAATCAAGCACATCTCCTATCACTCTCCCAACAATGAGAGGTTCTGACATTCTTGCCATTGAAAGTGGGGAGAAAGGGATCGAAGAGTAGCACTGATCTAAGAGCTGATAGGATAAGATAACTTAGGAACTTGTGATTGGGCATAGAAGAAGAAGCACCATATTTATAGTACTCTGAAGAATCCTGCAAATCACTTCAAATTTAACTCCAATAAACACCAAAAGATATCATATATCTCTAAAAGAGATTGCTAGCTAgagtattctctctctctccccctccctcatGTGGCATATCGAGTGGTTTAATTTGCTTTTTTCTATAAACTCTACTAGCTTGCGAAACCCGGCCCTCCTCTCTCTAAAAATGGGTCCCTAGGAATTGGTTCTTGATTGactatattttaaagaaaaaatcttctcaaaaatactattcaaCATCCCACATTTCCATATCGTATGAAAAACGCCTATACATTCTATAAAAAACATCCTCACATGCACCTTAAGAAAAGTTATAGGTGTGAGGTGTATATTGTGAACAGTTACTGATATATAGTAAAACTCTATTCCTAACCAATGAGTTTTCCTTCAATACGTGGATTTGTTTTTGGGTGAAGCCACAAgaacaatataaataattctaaaaatGTTAACATGACGTACTGTCTGTCATCATGCATGATCaccattaatataatttcatcttataatatgTAGTTATTTGATGTTAGTTAATACGAAGTGTAACGACCAGCAGCTAGAAGTGGACGAACAAGCAAAGTCATGAGGCGTCATGATATATATGCAGTCATCGTAAGAATGATAGTCTCGTGTTGCCATAGCACCACCCAGCAGCTTGGTGTTATTTTGCATGTGGATCCTCGATCGCTTTCCAAGTTGTCATGCATTGATCTATATActctttattttcaaaacataaaagcaGGAATTATTAATGAACAGTATTCATAGACATAGCCATTAAAGGAAAATCATCTTTTGCATTTAACGTTATACAAAGGAAGAAATTGTTGAATAGAAGCAACAGAACTTTCCTAGATTACATGTACACACAAAAGAAATGACCATTTTGGAAAATTCTTTCAGGGGGGTTCGGGCATAAAGGAACTCCACCATCAGATCAAATGCCCCGATCAAAGGCGATCGATGAGTGCTAGTGCTCAGAGGTCATTTCAGAGCAAAAGATCAGATTCAGTTCCAACACTGGTTAGAGGGAAGAAGGTGGATTTGCTATAAGTAGAAGCCCAAGTACTTTTTCTGTATATC
Encoded proteins:
- the LOC121268009 gene encoding protein TERMINAL FLOWER 1-like, which gives rise to MARMSEPLIVGRVIGDVLDSFTPSIKMTITYNTKQVCNGHELYPSTVTTKPRVEIQGGDMRSFFTLVMTDPDVPGPSDPYLREHLHWVVTDIPGTTDATFGREVVSYEIPRPNIGIHRYVFVLFKQKRRQSVNPPSSRDHFSTRSFAAENDLDLPVAAVYFNAQRETAARRR